A part of Desulfotomaculum nigrificans DSM 574 genomic DNA contains:
- a CDS encoding SLC13 family permease, which translates to MEGNSQAILATAVFLVAYAIIISEKIHRAVVALLGAMVVVVAGILSQEKAVEAIDFNTIGLLVGMMIIVGIARNSGVFEYLAVKAAKQSKGEPLAIMVALSVITAILSALLDNVTTVLLIVPVTFSIARSLEINPMPILFAEVMASNIGGTATLIGDPPNIMIGSATGLGFMDFVINLTPVVIVIMVVTVLLLKMIFRKQLVVRQELKQNIMNLDPRDEIKDPVLLKKSLIVIALTIGGFLLHQYVHLESATIALAGAALLLLLTREDPEHALTAVEWPVIFFFAGLFILVGGLEEVGVIEWIAKKSLELTGGAMLPTGMLILWLSAIASAFVDNIPFVATMIPLIQDMGRLGGITDLDPLWWSLSLGACLGGNGTIIGASANVVVVGMAEKRGYKWTFLGFMKVAFPLMIVSIIISTVYLYFFYLT; encoded by the coding sequence ATGGAGGGGAATAGCCAGGCAATTTTAGCCACCGCGGTGTTTTTGGTGGCCTATGCCATAATTATATCTGAAAAAATTCACCGGGCCGTGGTTGCTCTTTTGGGCGCCATGGTTGTTGTGGTGGCAGGCATTCTATCCCAGGAAAAGGCCGTAGAAGCCATTGATTTTAACACGATTGGCTTGTTAGTTGGTATGATGATCATTGTGGGTATTGCCAGAAACTCAGGGGTATTTGAATATTTGGCCGTTAAGGCAGCTAAACAAAGCAAGGGCGAACCACTGGCCATCATGGTGGCGCTTTCAGTCATTACAGCCATTTTATCTGCCCTGTTGGATAACGTAACTACGGTTTTACTGATCGTGCCGGTTACTTTCTCCATTGCCAGGTCATTGGAGATAAATCCCATGCCCATATTATTTGCGGAGGTAATGGCCTCTAATATTGGAGGTACCGCCACTTTGATTGGTGACCCGCCCAATATTATGATTGGTTCGGCCACCGGCTTAGGCTTTATGGACTTTGTGATTAACTTAACCCCGGTGGTTATTGTGATTATGGTGGTTACTGTCTTGTTGCTAAAAATGATTTTCCGTAAGCAACTGGTGGTACGTCAAGAATTAAAGCAAAACATCATGAATTTGGATCCCCGGGACGAAATTAAAGACCCTGTACTACTGAAAAAATCATTAATTGTTATCGCCTTGACCATTGGTGGCTTTTTACTGCACCAGTATGTTCATTTGGAGTCTGCCACCATTGCCTTAGCCGGGGCAGCTTTACTGCTGTTGCTTACCCGGGAAGACCCCGAGCATGCCCTCACTGCAGTGGAGTGGCCAGTGATCTTCTTCTTTGCCGGTCTGTTCATACTGGTGGGAGGATTAGAGGAAGTTGGGGTAATCGAGTGGATTGCTAAGAAATCCCTGGAGTTAACCGGCGGTGCCATGTTACCCACCGGCATGCTAATCCTGTGGCTGTCTGCCATTGCCTCAGCCTTTGTGGATAACATTCCCTTTGTGGCCACCATGATTCCCTTGATTCAAGATATGGGTAGACTGGGCGGCATAACTGACCTTGATCCTCTCTGGTGGTCCCTGTCCCTGGGGGCTTGCCTGGGCGGTAACGGTACTATTATTGGTGCCTCTGCCAACGTCGTGGTGGTGGGCATGGCGGAAAAGCGCGGCTACAAATGGACCTTCCTGGGCTTTATGAAGGTAGCCTTTCCTTTAATGATAGTTTCCATTATCATTTCTACTGTTTATCTATACTTCTTCTACTTGACATAA
- a CDS encoding asparaginase, producing the protein MSNKKKIVIFSTGGTILCDFVPGQKAVLPARRGGDLLRQIPGLDQWVEINIVEPFQLPSPHLTVEHGLQLSEEIEQYLSRQEYEGAVVLQGTDTLEEMAYLVHLTLRTNKPVVFTGAMKSNGELYCDALGNIAAALQVASTDEAQGRGVLVVMNQEIHGAVHVSKTHSESVAAFQSPQFSPLGRISMDEVVFYTSIDHAGMADKGRYQRQVEQPVLLLKAYLGMEPGLIRLARETGIKGLVIEAFGAGNLHPAVAAEAAVMVQHGIPVVIATRCWAGRALPLYAYEGGGKILKEAGLILGGGLSGVKCRLKLMLALGNQLNPHLEF; encoded by the coding sequence ATGAGTAATAAGAAAAAAATTGTCATTTTTAGTACCGGCGGTACTATTTTATGTGACTTTGTACCCGGCCAGAAGGCGGTATTACCTGCCCGACGGGGCGGTGATTTATTAAGGCAAATCCCCGGTCTTGATCAGTGGGTGGAGATAAATATTGTAGAGCCCTTTCAACTGCCCAGTCCCCATTTGACCGTAGAACACGGATTACAGTTAAGTGAGGAGATTGAACAATATTTATCCCGCCAGGAATATGAGGGGGCAGTGGTACTGCAGGGAACGGATACTTTGGAGGAAATGGCCTATCTGGTTCACCTGACCCTGCGGACGAATAAACCGGTGGTTTTTACCGGTGCCATGAAAAGTAACGGCGAACTTTACTGTGATGCTCTGGGTAACATTGCTGCTGCCCTGCAAGTAGCCAGTACGGATGAAGCTCAGGGTAGAGGGGTGCTGGTGGTGATGAACCAGGAAATTCATGGCGCCGTGCATGTTAGCAAAACGCACAGTGAAAGTGTAGCTGCCTTTCAATCGCCGCAATTTAGCCCCCTGGGTAGAATCTCCATGGATGAAGTTGTTTTTTATACTTCCATTGATCATGCAGGAATGGCGGACAAAGGCAGGTATCAAAGACAAGTTGAACAGCCGGTGTTGCTATTGAAAGCCTACTTGGGCATGGAACCGGGGCTAATCCGCCTGGCTCGGGAGACCGGTATAAAAGGGCTGGTCATTGAGGCCTTTGGAGCGGGCAATTTACATCCGGCGGTGGCCGCGGAGGCGGCAGTAATGGTGCAGCATGGCATCCCGGTGGTAATTGCCACCCGCTGTTGGGCAGGGCGGGCATTACCCCTGTATGCTTATGAAGGTGGAGGTAAGATATTAAAGGAAGCCGGACTGATTCTCGGAGGAGGTTTAAGCGGCGTTAAATGTCGCTTAAAACTGATGCTGGCTTTAGGGAACCAATTAAACCCTCATTTGGAATTTTGA
- a CDS encoding acyl-[acyl-carrier-protein] thioesterase, with the protein MLNRKYRKEFEVHYYEINQFEEATPVAVLNYLEETAVAHSESVGVGISKLKSQGVAWMLNRWHIKMERYPLWNEKIVIETWPSRFERFYATREFNIRDSHDHIIGRASSLWVFLNIEKKRPLRIPDKIKDAYGTDPHRAIDEPFGELYNLDDSVEKKEFRVRRSDIDTNNHVNNAKYVDWVLETIPAEIYHNYTLASLEVLYRKEVAFGATIWAGCQGIGKGLNPVYAHSIMNQDGNLALARTMWQRRNK; encoded by the coding sequence TTGTTAAACAGAAAGTATCGCAAGGAATTTGAAGTTCATTATTATGAAATTAACCAATTCGAAGAAGCAACGCCGGTGGCTGTATTAAATTACCTGGAGGAAACAGCAGTGGCCCACTCTGAGTCAGTAGGGGTAGGTATCAGTAAGCTCAAATCCCAAGGTGTAGCCTGGATGCTAAACCGCTGGCACATCAAAATGGAAAGGTACCCTTTATGGAATGAAAAAATAGTAATAGAAACCTGGCCTTCTAGATTTGAACGTTTTTATGCCACCAGGGAGTTTAACATTAGAGACAGCCATGACCACATTATCGGTCGGGCATCTTCCCTCTGGGTATTTTTAAATATTGAAAAGAAGCGTCCCTTAAGAATCCCTGATAAAATTAAGGATGCCTATGGCACCGACCCACACAGGGCCATAGATGAACCCTTTGGCGAGCTTTACAACCTAGATGATTCAGTGGAGAAAAAAGAGTTCCGGGTAAGAAGAAGTGATATTGATACCAACAATCATGTGAACAATGCCAAATACGTTGACTGGGTTCTGGAAACAATTCCTGCGGAGATTTATCATAACTATACCCTTGCTTCTCTGGAAGTATTGTATAGAAAGGAAGTAGCTTTTGGTGCCACCATTTGGGCCGGTTGTCAGGGGATCGGCAAGGGGCTAAATCCGGTGTACGCTCATAGTATTATGAACCAGGATGGTAACCTGGCCCTGGCCAGAACTATGTGGCAGAGAAGAAATAAATAA
- a CDS encoding PRK06851 family protein — MSKGKLKKVFPGGNTCRGFFSYYDHIINPDATRILVIKGGPGVGKSTFMRYIGEKMLELGYDVEFHCCSSDNGSLDGVCIPSIGVALLDGTAPHVVDPKNPGVVDEIIHLGDYWDEEKMVKNKEAVLRSNARVGRLFKIAYYQLAEAKAIKDELDSYYAEAMNMAAINGIIHDIAKDIIEDAYIQFNKKAKDRHLFATAFTPNGQVHYLDTVLDGVKKLYFIAGDAGAIGSQVVGTIAQAMHMHGLDTEVYHCAFEPTAVDLVVVPAMKVAVLKEIPGIDFKLQDVPGLKKIKISYLNQYLDEYIMALYEEEIKCAHERLHSAIGRAISYIAAAKAEHDLMEQYYIPAMDFEAINAKRGEILARILKYAEEFK, encoded by the coding sequence ATGAGTAAAGGGAAATTAAAAAAAGTATTCCCAGGCGGAAATACTTGTCGCGGCTTTTTTTCCTACTACGACCATATAATTAACCCGGACGCAACCCGAATTTTAGTAATAAAAGGTGGTCCAGGAGTAGGAAAGTCAACATTTATGCGTTACATCGGGGAAAAAATGCTGGAACTGGGCTATGATGTTGAGTTTCATTGCTGCTCTTCTGACAACGGGTCCCTGGACGGTGTTTGTATTCCCTCCATTGGTGTGGCTTTGCTGGATGGCACCGCCCCCCACGTGGTGGATCCTAAAAACCCGGGAGTAGTGGATGAGATTATCCATCTAGGCGATTATTGGGATGAAGAAAAGATGGTAAAAAATAAAGAAGCTGTACTAAGAAGCAACGCCAGGGTTGGCCGTTTGTTTAAAATTGCCTATTACCAACTGGCCGAAGCCAAAGCCATTAAGGACGAGTTAGACAGCTACTATGCCGAAGCCATGAACATGGCGGCCATTAACGGGATCATCCATGACATCGCCAAGGACATTATTGAAGATGCCTACATTCAATTTAATAAAAAAGCAAAAGACCGGCACCTCTTTGCCACGGCCTTCACCCCCAATGGTCAGGTCCACTATCTTGACACCGTTCTTGACGGGGTTAAAAAGCTGTATTTTATTGCCGGCGATGCCGGTGCCATCGGTTCGCAGGTGGTGGGCACCATTGCCCAGGCCATGCATATGCACGGCCTTGACACCGAAGTATATCACTGTGCCTTTGAACCCACCGCAGTAGACTTGGTTGTTGTACCGGCCATGAAAGTAGCGGTGTTGAAAGAAATTCCCGGCATTGATTTTAAACTGCAAGACGTGCCGGGGTTAAAGAAAATTAAGATCAGTTACCTTAATCAATACCTTGATGAGTATATTATGGCTCTTTATGAAGAGGAAATTAAATGTGCCCACGAACGGCTGCACTCAGCCATTGGCCGGGCCATCAGTTACATTGCCGCCGCCAAGGCTGAGCATGATTTAATGGAGCAATACTACATCCCGGCCATGGATTTTGAGGCTATCAACGCCAAGCGGGGTGAGATTCTGGCTCGGATTTTGAAATATGCGGAGGAGTTTAAATAA